Proteins from a single region of Companilactobacillus farciminis KCTC 3681 = DSM 20184:
- the ptsP gene encoding phosphoenolpyruvate--protein phosphotransferase codes for MVKTIKGIAASDGIATAEAYLLVQPDLSFTKKSISDADAEISRLKDAISTSDDELTKIRDTAKESLGEEEAQVFDAHKMILADPEFTGAVEQEVKDKNVNAEQALHDVSENFIAIFEGMTDNPYMQERAADVRDVTKRVMAHLLGVALPNPALIDHEVVIVAHDLTPSDTAQLNKKYVKGFVTDIGGRTAHSAIMARSLELPAVVGTDTITKDVKEGDTVIVDGLDGAAIVEPTDDDIKHYTELAKKFAEEKAEWEKLKDEPSVTADGNHFDIAANIGTPDDLQGVIENGAEGVGLYRTEFLYMQSDKLPTEDDQFEAYKKVLEGMKGKPVVVRTMDIGGDKHLPYLPLPEEMNPFLGYRAIRISLDRQEIFRTQLRALLRASAFGNLRIMFPMIGTLQEFRDAKKVFEEEKANLVNDGVKVSDDIQLGMMMEVPAAAVLADQFAKEVDFFSIGTNDLIQYTMAADRGNEHVSYLYQPYNPSILRLIKHVIESAHKEGKWAGMCGEAAGDNTMLPLLLSMGLDEYSMSATSVLRVRSLMKKLSTKDLATLADRAVNESITNEDNKKLVEEYLNK; via the coding sequence ATGGTTAAAACTATTAAAGGGATTGCAGCTAGTGATGGTATCGCAACTGCAGAAGCATACCTTTTAGTTCAACCAGATTTGTCTTTCACTAAGAAAAGTATTTCAGATGCTGATGCAGAAATCAGTCGTCTTAAAGATGCTATTTCAACATCAGATGATGAACTAACAAAAATCAGAGATACCGCTAAGGAATCTCTAGGTGAAGAAGAAGCTCAAGTCTTTGATGCACATAAGATGATTTTGGCTGATCCAGAATTTACGGGTGCCGTTGAACAAGAAGTAAAAGATAAGAATGTTAATGCAGAACAAGCATTGCACGATGTATCAGAAAACTTCATTGCTATCTTTGAAGGAATGACAGACAACCCATATATGCAAGAAAGAGCAGCCGATGTACGCGATGTCACAAAGCGTGTTATGGCTCATCTACTAGGTGTAGCATTACCAAATCCAGCATTGATCGACCACGAAGTCGTTATCGTTGCTCATGATTTGACACCAAGTGATACTGCTCAATTAAACAAAAAGTATGTTAAAGGTTTCGTTACTGATATTGGTGGTCGTACAGCCCACTCAGCTATTATGGCTCGTTCTTTGGAACTACCTGCTGTTGTTGGTACAGATACAATCACTAAAGACGTTAAAGAAGGCGATACAGTCATCGTTGATGGTTTAGACGGTGCTGCAATTGTTGAACCTACTGATGACGATATCAAACATTACACTGAATTAGCCAAGAAGTTTGCCGAAGAAAAAGCAGAATGGGAAAAATTAAAGGACGAACCTTCAGTTACAGCTGATGGCAATCACTTTGACATTGCTGCTAATATCGGTACTCCTGATGATTTACAAGGTGTTATTGAAAATGGTGCCGAAGGTGTCGGTTTGTATCGTACAGAATTCTTGTACATGCAATCAGATAAACTTCCAACTGAAGATGATCAATTTGAGGCCTACAAGAAGGTTCTTGAAGGAATGAAAGGTAAGCCAGTCGTTGTCCGTACAATGGATATCGGTGGTGACAAACACTTGCCATACCTACCACTTCCAGAAGAAATGAACCCATTCCTAGGTTACCGTGCTATCCGTATCAGTTTGGATAGACAAGAAATCTTCAGAACACAACTAAGAGCCTTGCTACGTGCATCTGCTTTTGGTAACTTACGTATCATGTTCCCAATGATTGGTACATTGCAAGAATTTAGAGATGCTAAGAAGGTCTTTGAAGAAGAAAAGGCTAACTTAGTTAACGACGGCGTTAAGGTTTCCGACGACATTCAATTAGGAATGATGATGGAAGTTCCTGCAGCTGCTGTTCTTGCTGACCAATTTGCTAAAGAAGTTGACTTCTTCAGTATTGGAACAAATGATTTGATTCAATATACTATGGCTGCTGATCGTGGTAATGAACACGTTTCATACCTATACCAACCATATAACCCTTCAATCTTGAGATTGATCAAACATGTTATTGAATCAGCTCATAAAGAAGGCAAGTGGGCTGGTATGTGTGGTGAAGCTGCTGGTGACAACACAATGCTTCCACTACTATTGAGCATGGGTCTTGATGAATACTCAATGAGTGCAACATCAGTACTTCGTGTAAGAAGTTTGATGAAGAAGTTGAGCACAAAGGACTTAGCTACATTAGCTGACCGTGCTGTTAATGAATCAATCACTAATGAAGATAACAAGAAGCTTGTTGAAGAATATCTAAACAAGTAA
- a CDS encoding TetR/AcrR family transcriptional regulator, with product MKIDVTKHLTLGAKRTLKAFRIAMFEELSEKEFDKITVNDICQRSEYPRATFYNYFDDKIDLLQYLWSYIAKDVLEQLSKDTSDRNTLVNVFNLLLGFFHSNESLLNSIKQNNGVNSHLWHNMSGYLKNEVNKVVYQYCADNPSNQVPAKMLSRFFSDLLIGMLEWCLFDEPEIDTKTADDYLNALLNGKF from the coding sequence ATGAAGATAGATGTGACTAAACACCTGACCTTAGGAGCTAAAAGAACATTAAAAGCTTTTCGAATTGCTATGTTTGAGGAATTAAGCGAAAAAGAATTTGATAAAATCACAGTTAATGATATTTGCCAAAGAAGCGAATACCCAAGAGCTACCTTTTACAACTATTTCGATGACAAAATCGACTTACTTCAATATCTCTGGTCCTACATTGCTAAAGATGTACTCGAACAGTTATCAAAGGATACCTCTGATCGTAATACTTTGGTGAACGTTTTTAATTTATTACTGGGATTTTTCCACAGCAATGAATCACTTTTGAACAGCATTAAGCAAAATAATGGAGTTAATTCACACCTTTGGCACAATATGTCCGGATATTTAAAAAACGAGGTCAACAAGGTAGTCTACCAATATTGTGCTGACAATCCTTCCAATCAAGTTCCTGCCAAAATGCTGTCACGTTTTTTCAGCGATCTGTTAATTGGGATGCTCGAATGGTGTCTATTCGATGAACCTGAAATTGATACTAAAACAGCCGATGATTACTTAAATGCTTTATTAAATGGAAAATTTTAA
- a CDS encoding MMPL family transporter, with translation MGKIKNKYLIALIGWIIVVVAALVMMPNVSQLVRNKGNITLPSYTESQKASKIEKKANGNKSVITYTVVFKNGNGAKLTPSQSSKIDNKLNQLSSEKSLKIKKVMGPSDNAQTKKQLIAKDKTTQLAQVTVKDDKAVGQQVNKLKNQLKISGIKTYVTGADVLNDEFSTVTEKGIQKTEVIAIIFIFIVLILVFRSPIVPLISLLNVGVAFVTSLSIVMNLAEKMNFPISNFTQVFLVVVLFGIGTDYNILLYNYFKGALARGLSAKEAAHDAQIHGGRTILYSGISVLIGFSVLSLAKFSFYQSAVGVAIGVLVLLAVLLTLNMFFMQALGKKMFWPSKVNAGGGKSHIWYGLSRAALAYPVVILGIIAVAAVPFLMNDSSTLNFNNADEVPDSYQAKYGYKVIQSHFSKGMSAPATIYIQSKSKLTTQENLADIDKLTQYLKQEPGVKTVTSATQPGGSKIKSMYLKNQLVTITNGLNTSTKGLEKIKSGLNSASSQLQSANISGSVSQVQELADGTSQLQAGAQQLSSGIDQYTSGVSTVNNGLQSANSQLPTLSSGVSTLTSSSQQLTSGLSQLQSQVSALSGQATQLLTLLQSSGQDTSAAAGEISQLQSAISQLSSGSSAVSSGMSQLQGQIPTLTSGMSQLASGTNTLVASNSTLTSGGQSLATGSATVNSGVQQMNTQFKQMSSQVTQLEEGLVSADSGLETIANGNTTMKTYLDGLRKSYVGDTFYLPKETIKSKAFKPALNAYMDNNRKIATITLVFKGDPNSETTSKQLKTIQTDMKAQLKHSSLKNARVAVGGETSQNNDLRTLANGDFGRTALIMTIGIGIALIVVTESILQPMTIIGTLLLAYEAALGITRIFSKSVLGDNLLSWNTPFFTFIMLMALGVDYSIFLMVRFKDEPMPDLKDRMLNAATAIGTVVISAAIILSGTFAALIPSGVTTLIQVALGVIFGLIILVIILPLTLSSLISLTKWHDDRMIHRKKPEKKSAKKADSGDAKTE, from the coding sequence GTGGGAAAGATTAAAAATAAGTATCTTATAGCGTTAATTGGCTGGATCATTGTGGTAGTAGCAGCGTTAGTAATGATGCCTAATGTTTCGCAATTGGTCAGAAACAAGGGGAATATCACTTTACCTAGTTATACCGAAAGTCAAAAAGCCTCAAAGATTGAAAAGAAGGCTAATGGCAATAAATCGGTTATTACTTATACCGTTGTCTTCAAAAATGGCAATGGTGCCAAATTAACTCCCAGTCAATCGAGTAAAATTGATAATAAACTAAATCAATTGAGCAGTGAAAAATCGCTGAAAATTAAAAAGGTCATGGGTCCTAGCGATAACGCTCAAACTAAGAAACAGTTGATTGCAAAGGATAAAACGACTCAGTTGGCTCAAGTGACTGTCAAAGATGACAAAGCAGTTGGTCAACAAGTTAATAAATTAAAGAATCAACTTAAGATTTCGGGAATTAAAACGTATGTAACTGGTGCCGATGTGTTGAACGATGAATTCTCAACGGTTACAGAAAAGGGAATTCAAAAAACTGAAGTAATTGCGATAATTTTCATCTTTATCGTTTTGATCTTAGTTTTCCGTTCACCAATAGTTCCATTGATTTCCTTGCTAAACGTTGGTGTGGCCTTTGTTACATCGTTAAGTATCGTCATGAATCTTGCAGAAAAGATGAATTTCCCAATTTCTAACTTTACCCAAGTATTTTTAGTAGTGGTCTTGTTTGGTATTGGAACTGATTATAATATTTTGCTCTACAATTACTTTAAAGGAGCGTTGGCTCGGGGATTGTCGGCTAAAGAAGCGGCTCACGATGCTCAAATACATGGTGGTCGAACGATCCTTTACAGTGGAATTTCTGTTTTAATTGGATTTTCCGTTCTTTCGTTAGCTAAATTCTCCTTCTATCAAAGTGCTGTCGGAGTAGCTATCGGTGTACTAGTTTTATTAGCTGTCTTATTGACTTTGAACATGTTCTTTATGCAGGCTTTAGGCAAGAAAATGTTTTGGCCAAGTAAAGTCAATGCAGGTGGTGGCAAGAGTCACATCTGGTATGGATTATCACGTGCTGCTCTAGCATATCCAGTAGTTATCTTAGGAATTATTGCCGTAGCAGCAGTTCCTTTCTTGATGAACGATAGTTCAACTTTGAACTTCAATAATGCCGATGAGGTGCCTGACAGCTATCAAGCTAAATATGGCTACAAAGTTATTCAAAGTCATTTCAGTAAAGGTATGTCGGCTCCAGCAACGATTTATATTCAAAGCAAATCTAAATTAACGACTCAAGAAAATTTAGCTGATATTGACAAATTAACTCAATATCTTAAGCAAGAACCAGGTGTTAAGACAGTTACTTCAGCCACTCAACCTGGTGGTTCAAAAATCAAGAGTATGTACTTAAAGAATCAATTAGTAACGATTACTAATGGTTTGAACACTTCAACTAAGGGTCTAGAAAAAATCAAATCTGGTTTGAACTCAGCCAGTTCGCAATTACAAAGTGCCAATATCAGTGGCAGTGTTTCGCAAGTTCAAGAGTTAGCGGATGGAACTAGTCAATTGCAAGCCGGTGCACAACAATTATCCAGTGGAATTGATCAATATACTTCTGGTGTTTCAACTGTTAATAATGGCTTGCAAAGCGCTAATAGTCAGTTGCCTACGTTGAGTAGTGGCGTTTCGACTTTAACAAGTAGCTCACAACAATTAACATCTGGATTAAGCCAACTACAATCACAAGTTAGTGCTTTATCAGGACAAGCTACACAATTATTGACCTTACTACAAAGTTCAGGACAAGATACTAGTGCTGCAGCTGGTGAGATCAGTCAATTACAAAGTGCTATTAGTCAATTGAGCAGTGGTTCTAGCGCTGTTTCAAGTGGAATGAGTCAATTACAAGGACAAATTCCTACCTTGACTTCAGGAATGTCACAACTAGCCAGTGGTACTAATACGTTGGTAGCATCCAATTCAACTTTGACTAGTGGTGGACAAAGTTTAGCTACTGGTTCAGCAACTGTTAATAGCGGTGTTCAACAAATGAATACTCAATTCAAACAAATGAGTTCTCAAGTTACACAGTTGGAAGAAGGTCTAGTTTCTGCCGACAGTGGATTAGAGACGATTGCTAACGGTAACACGACTATGAAGACTTATTTGGATGGTTTACGTAAGTCTTACGTTGGTGATACCTTCTATCTACCTAAAGAGACTATTAAGAGTAAAGCTTTCAAACCAGCATTGAATGCTTATATGGATAACAATCGTAAGATTGCTACAATTACTCTAGTCTTCAAGGGTGATCCTAATAGTGAGACTACTTCTAAGCAATTGAAGACGATTCAAACTGATATGAAAGCTCAACTAAAACACAGTTCATTGAAGAATGCTAGAGTGGCTGTCGGTGGTGAAACTTCTCAAAATAATGATTTGAGAACCTTAGCTAACGGCGACTTTGGAAGAACAGCTTTGATCATGACTATCGGTATCGGAATTGCCTTGATTGTTGTTACTGAATCAATCTTGCAACCAATGACAATTATTGGAACTTTGTTGTTAGCATACGAAGCTGCTTTAGGTATTACGAGAATCTTCTCAAAGAGTGTGCTTGGTGACAACTTATTGAGTTGGAACACACCGTTCTTTACCTTCATCATGTTGATGGCTTTGGGTGTCGATTACAGTATCTTCTTGATGGTCAGATTCAAGGATGAACCAATGCCTGATTTGAAAGATCGAATGCTCAACGCAGCTACTGCCATTGGAACCGTGGTTATTTCAGCGGCTATCATTTTGAGCGGTACCTTCGCTGCTTTGATTCCTTCAGGTGTTACAACCTTGATTCAAGTGGCCTTAGGTGTAATCTTTGGTTTGATTATCTTAGTCATTATCTTGCCATTGACCTTGTCGTCATTGATCAGTTTGACTAAGTGGCACGATGACCGTATGATTCATCGTAAGAAACCAGAGAAGAAATCTGCTAAAAAAGCTGACTCTGGGGATGCCAAAACTGAATAG
- a CDS encoding SLAP domain-containing protein codes for MKKSTSLLFSGLLVSGMVLGTLPMTQTVQAADKVTTQAAASVTNNVTYEYNGEKVGQKTLQGTEGQPLGYYPDGYIYSGSIANFQKDGANVTVNVTKMISAKVNYVDQNNNLVNSEVVNGGDGNKYTLTDIPAGTTLLNDADKTITLENGKEYNIKVNKQVFNTVIFKTADNTEVGRAEIYSQNVGDTVDLTDSQIPSGYTTTTKSVTLQSDNNTQIVTVTKNADSEQPTGVVTVKDQTAQLYTNYGNTISGRTLAANSSWKYYESKTIKGETYYRVATNEWVKASDVSAEATTSNVTPFDNTVTTKDAITKVYTKDGQAVTGRALNANSSWKTANKLVLNDETYYQVATNEWVKASDVTVNNDTTGVTPAKGVVTIGGSVAQLYTKDGQAITSRALGPNSKWQTANKMDLKGETYYQVATNEWVKASSLA; via the coding sequence TTGAAAAAGAGTACATCATTACTATTTAGTGGATTGCTAGTTTCTGGTATGGTTCTTGGTACACTTCCAATGACACAGACTGTTCAAGCTGCTGATAAAGTTACTACTCAAGCCGCTGCTAGTGTAACTAATAACGTTACTTATGAATACAATGGAGAAAAAGTTGGTCAAAAGACTTTACAAGGAACTGAAGGCCAACCATTAGGTTACTATCCAGATGGTTATATTTATTCTGGTAGTATCGCAAACTTCCAAAAAGATGGTGCTAACGTTACTGTTAACGTAACTAAGATGATTTCTGCAAAGGTTAATTACGTTGATCAAAACAATAACTTAGTTAATTCTGAAGTTGTTAATGGAGGAGACGGCAATAAGTATACTTTGACTGATATTCCAGCTGGTACTACCTTGTTGAACGATGCTGACAAGACAATTACCTTGGAAAATGGTAAAGAATACAATATCAAAGTTAACAAACAAGTCTTCAATACAGTGATTTTCAAGACTGCTGACAATACAGAAGTTGGTCGTGCTGAAATCTACAGCCAAAATGTTGGGGACACAGTTGATTTAACTGACAGCCAAATTCCTAGTGGTTATACAACAACTACTAAATCAGTAACTTTGCAAAGCGACAACAATACACAAATCGTTACCGTAACAAAGAATGCTGATTCCGAACAACCAACTGGTGTCGTAACAGTTAAAGACCAAACAGCTCAACTATATACAAACTACGGTAATACTATCAGTGGTCGTACATTGGCAGCCAATAGTTCATGGAAATACTATGAATCAAAGACTATCAAGGGTGAAACATACTACCGTGTTGCTACAAATGAATGGGTCAAAGCAAGCGATGTATCTGCTGAAGCTACAACAAGCAATGTCACACCATTTGACAATACTGTAACAACTAAGGATGCTATTACTAAAGTTTATACTAAAGATGGTCAAGCAGTTACTGGTCGTGCTTTGAATGCTAATTCAAGTTGGAAGACTGCTAATAAATTAGTTCTAAATGACGAAACTTATTACCAAGTTGCTACAAATGAATGGGTCAAAGCAAGTGACGTAACAGTTAATAATGACACTACTGGAGTTACACCTGCTAAGGGCGTTGTTACAATCGGTGGCAGTGTTGCTCAATTGTACACTAAAGATGGTCAAGCAATTACTAGTCGTGCTTTAGGACCTAATAGTAAGTGGCAAACAGCTAATAAGATGGATCTAAAAGGTGAAACTTATTATCAAGTTGCTACAAATGAATGGGTTAAAGCAAGTAGTTTAGCCTAA
- a CDS encoding ArnT family glycosyltransferase yields the protein MQNFISKAILACVGIFTTAVLLLMALYYYQEFLFKNPLRNIIVLFIALIVIAVAGFSLMKIRTDDKNINRLVLFSMIIFFMVIALIWISLVPKTQVSDYGNFWLRLYHYDIGDPLYQTDNDYFSKYAYQTGFMYYAYLVSKVFGYNIFAIQFLNVIYQGLTLLFTYLLVDKIFNNIKMARLSVLLLMIDLDWFALNAETSNQYLGSLLYLITFYLIIQNKTWTYALAGVTLTAGCLIRPIGPVIIAGIVVFTLIYLLWKQRNYKASLKVLMTLIIYFVLFSLAGWGIKASGMNEYGLANNDPEWKFVTGLNYQSVGTYSPDMERLIDASKSRATMSKVEKAALKDEITYLNENHAWIKLFIKKTQLLWSSRTLATDGANFSMNHNQKTVDLVNYISYLGSVVLIVFSWIGSMSLFKTKFDDNLYLLLLPLMTFAVVQLIIEVQGRYRIEFLPIISVMASLGIYNTIKVLSGSKLKQKKSFNIDQID from the coding sequence ATGCAAAACTTTATTAGTAAGGCCATCCTAGCTTGTGTAGGTATTTTTACAACTGCTGTCTTGTTATTGATGGCTTTATATTATTATCAAGAATTTTTATTTAAAAATCCGCTTCGTAACATTATCGTTTTATTTATAGCTTTAATAGTTATCGCCGTGGCCGGATTCAGCTTGATGAAAATCAGAACCGATGATAAAAATATCAATCGATTAGTTTTATTCTCAATGATTATTTTCTTCATGGTCATCGCTTTGATCTGGATATCATTAGTACCGAAAACACAAGTCAGCGATTACGGTAATTTCTGGTTGAGGCTTTATCATTACGATATTGGCGATCCACTCTACCAAACCGACAATGATTATTTTTCTAAATATGCTTATCAAACCGGTTTTATGTATTATGCTTATCTAGTTTCAAAGGTTTTTGGATACAACATCTTCGCTATTCAATTTCTAAATGTCATTTATCAAGGTCTAACCTTACTATTTACTTATTTACTTGTTGATAAAATTTTCAACAACATCAAAATGGCTCGTTTATCGGTCCTTCTATTGATGATTGACTTAGATTGGTTCGCATTAAACGCTGAGACAAGTAACCAATATTTAGGTTCACTACTCTATTTGATAACTTTCTATTTAATCATTCAAAATAAGACTTGGACTTATGCTCTTGCTGGAGTTACGCTGACTGCCGGTTGTCTGATTCGACCTATCGGTCCTGTAATAATCGCCGGAATCGTTGTCTTTACACTGATCTATCTCCTATGGAAACAACGTAATTACAAAGCATCTTTGAAAGTTTTAATGACCTTGATCATTTACTTTGTGCTCTTTAGTTTAGCCGGTTGGGGAATCAAAGCATCTGGTATGAACGAATACGGTTTGGCCAACAATGACCCCGAATGGAAATTCGTTACTGGTTTGAACTATCAGTCAGTTGGTACTTACTCACCTGATATGGAACGTTTGATTGATGCCAGCAAATCAAGAGCCACAATGAGTAAAGTTGAAAAGGCTGCTTTAAAAGACGAAATAACTTATCTCAATGAAAATCACGCTTGGATCAAATTATTCATTAAGAAGACGCAATTGCTTTGGTCATCCCGAACACTTGCAACTGATGGAGCTAATTTCTCCATGAATCACAATCAAAAGACTGTCGATTTAGTCAACTACATTTCTTATCTTGGTTCGGTTGTCTTGATAGTCTTCTCCTGGATCGGTTCGATGTCATTATTTAAAACTAAGTTTGACGACAACCTTTATTTACTATTATTGCCACTGATGACTTTTGCAGTCGTGCAGCTGATCATTGAAGTACAAGGTCGCTACCGAATTGAATTTTTGCCAATAATTTCTGTTATGGCAAGTTTAGGTATTTACAACACGATTAAAGTTTTAAGTGGTTCTAAATTAAAACAAAAGAAATCATTCAATATTGATCAAATAGATTAA
- the nrdJ gene encoding ribonucleoside-triphosphate reductase, adenosylcobalamin-dependent: MNTINKIILSDDFVDEVKKTVKPHWGELGWVTYKRTYARFIDELGRTENWSETVKRVVEGNINLDPRLQNDDLTDEQYNGLVKEAQELYKLIYGLAATPSGRNLWISGTEYQHRNGDALNNCWFIAVRPQKYGESHIVPSYLQKDQLAVSMPFSFMFDQLMKGGGVGFSVVPSNMKLMPVVDEKVKLTVLIGKESASYKDSIAAGAVDRDEWLANNSYDNKRHYELPDTREGWVIGNANMIDAHFNDTNDGLNDVVLDITDIRAKGEKIKGFGGTASGPVPLIEMFFDINEVLNNAVGRKLTSVDCTDMGNLIGKTVVAGNVRRSAELALGGATDDNFITMKQDQEKLYHHRWASNNSVAVDTKFNKYAPIADSITHNGEPGIVNLELSRNYGRAIDGYQPGIDDGVEGTNPCGEISLSNGEPCNLFEVFPLIASEQGWSLEEAFSLAARYTKRVTFSNYDWEVSRKVIQKNRRIGVSMSGIQDWILTTFGNRVVTGFEPTTDPETGETVQKPIYDQRVADKFDDLYKTVVKADKEYSNALGCKASIKHTTVKPSGTVAKLAGVSEGMHFHYAGYLIQRIRFQDSDPLLPALKACGYKIEPDIYTKHTMCVEFPVKAENADDPNFASAGSVSIAEQFATQAFLQTYWSDNAVSCTITFQPEEGDQIAPLMYQYRNVTKSTSLLPYTGSGFKQAPKEPINKRVYQERESEVDENVAAVFAKQNDNHDKKDIELVDQSDCAGGACPIR; this comes from the coding sequence ATGAACACTATTAATAAAATTATTTTATCAGATGACTTCGTTGACGAAGTAAAAAAGACAGTTAAACCCCACTGGGGTGAATTGGGCTGGGTTACATATAAACGTACCTATGCTCGTTTTATTGACGAATTAGGCCGGACTGAAAACTGGTCTGAAACTGTTAAACGTGTGGTTGAAGGCAATATCAACTTGGACCCTCGTTTACAAAATGATGATTTAACCGATGAACAATATAATGGCTTAGTTAAAGAAGCCCAAGAACTTTATAAGTTGATCTATGGATTAGCTGCCACTCCTTCAGGTAGAAACCTTTGGATCTCTGGAACAGAGTATCAACACCGTAATGGGGATGCTTTGAACAATTGTTGGTTTATTGCTGTTAGACCACAAAAATATGGTGAAAGTCATATCGTTCCTTCATATCTACAAAAGGATCAATTGGCTGTTTCAATGCCATTTTCATTCATGTTTGATCAATTGATGAAGGGTGGCGGCGTTGGTTTTTCCGTTGTCCCATCAAATATGAAGTTGATGCCAGTTGTTGACGAAAAGGTTAAGTTGACAGTATTGATCGGCAAAGAAAGTGCTTCTTATAAAGATTCAATCGCTGCTGGTGCTGTAGATCGTGACGAATGGTTAGCTAATAATTCTTATGACAACAAACGTCACTATGAATTGCCAGATACGCGTGAAGGCTGGGTTATTGGTAACGCCAATATGATCGATGCTCACTTCAACGACACAAATGATGGCTTGAACGATGTAGTATTAGATATTACTGATATCCGTGCTAAAGGTGAAAAGATCAAAGGTTTTGGTGGTACTGCTTCAGGTCCTGTACCATTGATTGAAATGTTCTTTGACATCAATGAAGTTTTGAACAATGCCGTTGGCAGAAAGTTGACTTCTGTTGACTGTACTGACATGGGTAACTTGATTGGTAAGACCGTTGTTGCTGGTAATGTTCGTCGCTCTGCAGAGCTTGCTTTAGGTGGCGCTACTGATGATAACTTTATTACTATGAAACAAGATCAAGAAAAGTTATATCACCACCGTTGGGCTTCAAATAACAGTGTGGCAGTTGATACCAAATTTAATAAGTATGCGCCTATTGCTGATTCAATCACTCATAATGGTGAACCAGGAATTGTTAACCTTGAATTGTCACGTAATTATGGTCGTGCAATCGATGGCTATCAACCAGGTATCGATGATGGCGTTGAAGGAACTAATCCTTGTGGAGAAATTTCTCTAAGCAATGGTGAACCATGTAACTTGTTTGAAGTCTTTCCATTGATTGCTAGTGAACAAGGTTGGAGTTTGGAAGAAGCTTTCTCATTAGCTGCTCGTTATACAAAACGTGTTACATTCAGTAATTACGATTGGGAAGTTTCTCGTAAAGTTATTCAAAAGAACCGTCGTATCGGTGTTTCAATGTCTGGTATTCAAGACTGGATTTTGACAACATTTGGTAATCGTGTTGTGACTGGTTTTGAACCTACCACAGATCCTGAAACAGGTGAAACAGTTCAAAAACCTATTTATGATCAACGTGTTGCTGACAAGTTTGATGACTTGTACAAGACTGTTGTTAAGGCTGACAAGGAGTACTCAAACGCATTAGGATGTAAGGCATCTATCAAGCACACAACTGTTAAGCCATCCGGTACAGTTGCTAAGCTTGCTGGTGTGTCTGAAGGTATGCATTTCCACTATGCAGGTTACTTAATTCAAAGAATCAGATTCCAAGACTCAGATCCATTGCTACCAGCTTTGAAAGCTTGTGGATACAAGATCGAACCTGATATTTATACAAAACATACAATGTGTGTTGAATTCCCAGTTAAAGCTGAAAATGCTGATGATCCTAACTTTGCATCAGCCGGATCAGTTTCTATTGCTGAACAATTCGCTACACAAGCTTTCTTACAAACTTATTGGTCAGACAATGCGGTTAGTTGTACGATTACCTTCCAACCAGAAGAAGGCGACCAAATTGCTCCATTGATGTACCAATACAGAAATGTAACTAAGTCAACATCACTCTTGCCATATACTGGTTCAGGCTTCAAGCAAGCTCCTAAAGAACCAATCAATAAGAGAGTCTATCAAGAACGTGAATCAGAAGTTGACGAAAACGTCGCTGCGGTTTTTGCTAAACAAAATGATAATCATGACAAGAAAGACATCGAGCTAGTCGATCAATCAGATTGTGCTGGTGGCGCTTGTCCAATTAGATAA
- a CDS encoding CopY/TcrY family copper transport repressor: MKEVESMSRAEWQVMRIIWTLGQATSKQVIDFLEKKTDWKAATIKTLIGRLQKKNFLQAEETKRPYVYRPLISEDEAIHDSVNDLFDNLCCMRKGYAIKDLIDNSEISKSDISAIIETLNQKKATAPEVVECDCLESDLNE; encoded by the coding sequence ATGAAAGAAGTTGAATCCATGAGCCGTGCTGAATGGCAGGTAATGAGGATCATTTGGACTTTGGGTCAAGCCACTAGCAAGCAAGTAATTGATTTTTTGGAGAAAAAGACTGATTGGAAGGCTGCCACAATTAAGACTTTGATAGGTCGTCTACAAAAGAAGAATTTTTTACAAGCTGAAGAAACTAAACGTCCTTATGTATACCGGCCATTGATTTCAGAAGATGAAGCGATTCATGATAGTGTCAATGACTTATTCGATAATCTTTGTTGCATGAGAAAAGGGTATGCTATCAAAGATTTGATCGATAATTCTGAAATATCTAAGAGTGATATCTCAGCAATTATTGAAACCCTCAATCAAAAAAAAGCGACAGCTCCAGAAGTTGTTGAATGTGATTGTTTGGAGAGTGATTTGAATGAATAA